In Dryobates pubescens isolate bDryPub1 chromosome 8, bDryPub1.pri, whole genome shotgun sequence, a genomic segment contains:
- the LOC104297724 gene encoding lipase member M-like: protein MISGIREKIWLFAAVTYLFQGITYSEELRRMKRAVDPEAFMNINDLIAYKGYPCEEYEVATEDGYIITINRIPYGTQNQGNPALRPAVFLQHGLLGDASNWVTSLPNNSLGFLLADAGFDVWMGNSRGNRWSRKHQNYTIDQDEFWAFSFDEMAKYDIPAAINFIVEKTGQEKLYYIGYSQGTTLAFIAFSTMPELAQKIKLYFALAPVTTIKYARSPATKLLHLPEKLLRSLLGKREFLHQTEHLRKIMAPVCSHRAFARLCRSVFFSLGGCNLKNIDKNLIDVYIAQTSGGTSVQNIIHWSQEARSGKFQAYDWGSSEKNMGKYQQATPPLYNVEEMTVPTAVWTGGQDSLADPKDAAILLSQIKRLIYHKRIPEWAHLDFIWGLDAPLRLYNEIIDLMQRYP from the exons ATGATTTCTGGCATAAG AGAGAAGATATGGCTGTTTGCCGCTGTGACATATTTGTTTCAGGGGATTACTTATTCAGAAGAACTTAGAAGAATGAAAAGAGCTGTGGACCCTGAAGCATTTATGAATATT AATGATCTCATTGCTTACAAAGGGTATCCTTGTGAGGAGTATGAAGTGGCTACAGAGGATGGTTATATCATTACCATTAACAGAATCCCTTATGGTACACAGAATCAGGGAAACCCAG CTCTGAGACCTGCTGTATTTCTCCAACATGGATTACTGGGAGATGCTAGTAACTGGGTCACAAGCCTACCCAACAATAGCTTGGGCTTCCTTCTAGCTGATGCTGGCTTTGATGTTTGGATGGGAAATAGCAGAGGGAATCGCTGGTCCAGAAAACATCAAAATTATACCATTGATCAAGATGAATTCTGGGCTTTCAG TTTTGATGAGATGGCAAAGTATGATATTCCAGCAGCAATAAATTTCATTGTGGAGAAAACAGGACAGGAAAAGTTGTACTATATTGGCTACTCACAAGGTACAACCCTTG ctTTCATTGCATTTTCAACAATGCCAGAGCTGGCTCAAAAAATCAAGCTCTATTTTGCATTGGCACCTGTCACTACTATTAAGTATGCTAGAAGCCCGGCAACAAAACTCCTCCACCTTCCTGAAAAATTGCTGAGG agtTTGCTTGGCAAAAGAGAATTCCTTCACCAGACCGAACATCTGAGAAAGATAATGGCCCCTGTTTGTAGCCACCGAGCTTTTGCCAGGCTTTGTAGAAGTGTCTTCTTCAGTCTGGGTGGCTGTAACCTGAAAAACATTGACAAG aacCTAATCGATGTGTATATTGCACAAACCTCAGGTGGAACTTCCGTGCAGAACATAATCCACTGGAGTCAG GAGGCTCGCTCAGGGAAGTTCCAAGCCTATGACTGGGGCAGTTCAGAGAAGAACATGGGGAAATACCAACAG GCTACTCCTCCTCTCTACAATGTAGAGGAGATGACTGTACCAACTGCAGTATGGACTGGGGGACAAGACTCACTTGCAGATCCCAAGGATGCAGCCATTTTACTGTCTCAAATTAAGAGGCTCATCTATCACAAGAGGATTCCCGAATGGGCACACTTGGATTTCATCTGGGGGTTGGATGCACCTTTGCGCCTGTACAATGAGATTATTGATCTGATGCAGAGGTATCCTTAA
- the TMEM72 gene encoding transmembrane protein 72 isoform X1: MRYKAFWSTLEYTCRLLGITTAAVLIGVGVETLQRGQFKSLAFYLLFSGVAVALCEGFFFISLLLEMCFTYEPDSLAQACWKRARHPGSFQKFLGYTLLSVACFLHPVLIWHVTIPGSMLVLTALAYFLLSKRRKSTGHKEMHPQAGQYVDPSATVAAPTIAGDTEQTYTFHASQREQHHSLLGHMKSILKGSKDRSPGPVAPVQEAAPAAPRKQVHFQEKVVQIIPSVSESLEDVESEAEETTSDTTPILTPPDAPVILSPLSSTGLF, encoded by the exons ATGCGGTACAAGGCGTTCTGGAGTACCCTGGAGTACACCTGCCGACTGCTGGGCATCACCACTGCAGCAG TGCTGATTGGTGTGGGCGTAGAAACTCTTCAGCGAGGACAGTTCAAAAGCCTGGCATTCTATCTGCT TTTTTCAGGGGTTGCAGTTGCTCTCTGTGAAGGTTTCTTCTTTATCAGTTTGCTCCTGGAGATGTGCTTCAC ATATGAGCCTGACTCCCTGGCACAGGCCTGCTGGAAGCGGGCTAGACATCCGGGGAGCTTCCAGAAATTCCTGGGATACACACTGCTCTCAGTGGCTTGCTTCCTGCATCCTGTCCTCATCTGGcatgtcaccatccctg GGTCTATGCTGGTGCTCACTGCCCTGGCCTATTTCCTGTTgagcaagaggaggaagagcacagggcacaaagaGATGCATCCCCAGGCAGGCCAATATGTGGACCCTTCAGCCACTGTGGCAGCCCCAACCATCGCTGGTGACACTGAGCAGACCTACACCTTCCACGCGTCCCAGAGGGAGCAGCACCACTCATTGCTGGGTCATATGAAGAGCATCCTGAAGGGCAGCAAGGACAGAAGCCCAGGCCCAGTAGCTCCTGTCCAAGAAgcggccccagcagccccacgcAAGCAAGTGCACTTCCAGGAAAAAGTGGTGCAGATCATCCCCTCTGTCAGCGAGAGCTTGGAGGAtgtggagagtgaggctgaAGAGACCACATCGGACACAACACCCATCCTCACCCCTCCTGATGCTCCTGTGAtactcagtcccctcagctcCACAGGCCTCTTTTGA
- the TMEM72 gene encoding transmembrane protein 72 isoform X2, with protein sequence MRYKAFWSTLEYTCRLLGITTAAVLIGVGVETLQRGQFKSLAFYLLYEPDSLAQACWKRARHPGSFQKFLGYTLLSVACFLHPVLIWHVTIPGSMLVLTALAYFLLSKRRKSTGHKEMHPQAGQYVDPSATVAAPTIAGDTEQTYTFHASQREQHHSLLGHMKSILKGSKDRSPGPVAPVQEAAPAAPRKQVHFQEKVVQIIPSVSESLEDVESEAEETTSDTTPILTPPDAPVILSPLSSTGLF encoded by the exons ATGCGGTACAAGGCGTTCTGGAGTACCCTGGAGTACACCTGCCGACTGCTGGGCATCACCACTGCAGCAG TGCTGATTGGTGTGGGCGTAGAAACTCTTCAGCGAGGACAGTTCAAAAGCCTGGCATTCTATCTGCT ATATGAGCCTGACTCCCTGGCACAGGCCTGCTGGAAGCGGGCTAGACATCCGGGGAGCTTCCAGAAATTCCTGGGATACACACTGCTCTCAGTGGCTTGCTTCCTGCATCCTGTCCTCATCTGGcatgtcaccatccctg GGTCTATGCTGGTGCTCACTGCCCTGGCCTATTTCCTGTTgagcaagaggaggaagagcacagggcacaaagaGATGCATCCCCAGGCAGGCCAATATGTGGACCCTTCAGCCACTGTGGCAGCCCCAACCATCGCTGGTGACACTGAGCAGACCTACACCTTCCACGCGTCCCAGAGGGAGCAGCACCACTCATTGCTGGGTCATATGAAGAGCATCCTGAAGGGCAGCAAGGACAGAAGCCCAGGCCCAGTAGCTCCTGTCCAAGAAgcggccccagcagccccacgcAAGCAAGTGCACTTCCAGGAAAAAGTGGTGCAGATCATCCCCTCTGTCAGCGAGAGCTTGGAGGAtgtggagagtgaggctgaAGAGACCACATCGGACACAACACCCATCCTCACCCCTCCTGATGCTCCTGTGAtactcagtcccctcagctcCACAGGCCTCTTTTGA